Proteins from a genomic interval of Nitrospina gracilis Nb-211:
- a CDS encoding cytochrome C — MLPEQHDILWSFLTIMCTIFALYVFNSVIRICRVREEVNATKWGVVFGAFLLVIFLMTVHMYSLVQRDQMFFFFFRQLPVVLLLLLVWGYFFKSEDIESQSEPLIRAGYFFAVVSILLAGYTNWLPQQRSDPPPKGGAVITGEMTMEEFTELGRVIVFGAKQVAGQKAIGKGQCPLCHTFDPGDHMGRCPNLFGVEERSHTRIKEDRYLNSPIKIGEKDQASGIIKGKPDEIPEEYRRSGPYELSGEDYLRESLMCPSCYVVEGFGKAGDTVSPMPVIHKPPISLSRIELNAVVAWMQSKDTPGDFAKVTIPLPSPEDQAAKEESSGGGEDEERPVFVTGNEPIEEIINTLGCPLCHKIPGIPGAVGELGPPLYEKVNTPKRLKDPNYKGKAKTPHEYTKESILNPSAYVVFNEEAGEPYPDGVMPQDFGQKLSVQALDKLVDFIANTEPEG, encoded by the coding sequence GTGAATGCAACGAAGTGGGGTGTGGTGTTTGGCGCATTTTTGTTGGTCATCTTTTTGATGACCGTGCACATGTACAGCCTGGTTCAGCGTGACCAGATGTTTTTCTTCTTCTTCAGACAGTTGCCGGTTGTTTTGCTCCTGCTCCTTGTTTGGGGATATTTCTTTAAAAGCGAAGATATCGAAAGCCAGTCCGAGCCTCTGATTCGTGCTGGCTATTTTTTCGCGGTCGTTTCCATTCTGCTGGCGGGTTACACCAACTGGTTGCCCCAGCAGCGCAGTGATCCTCCGCCCAAGGGTGGCGCCGTTATTACCGGCGAGATGACCATGGAGGAGTTTACTGAGCTGGGTCGCGTCATTGTTTTTGGTGCGAAGCAGGTGGCCGGCCAGAAAGCCATTGGTAAGGGCCAGTGCCCGCTGTGTCACACCTTCGATCCGGGTGACCACATGGGCCGTTGCCCGAACTTGTTCGGCGTTGAGGAACGAAGTCACACGCGGATCAAGGAAGACCGTTACCTGAACTCGCCCATTAAGATTGGTGAGAAGGATCAGGCTTCCGGTATTATCAAGGGTAAGCCTGACGAGATTCCCGAGGAGTATCGCCGCAGTGGCCCTTATGAGCTTAGCGGTGAGGACTACCTGCGTGAGTCTCTGATGTGTCCCTCCTGTTACGTGGTTGAAGGATTCGGTAAAGCGGGCGATACGGTCAGCCCGATGCCGGTCATTCACAAGCCGCCGATCAGCTTGAGTCGCATTGAGTTGAACGCGGTTGTTGCCTGGATGCAGTCCAAGGATACGCCTGGCGACTTTGCAAAAGTCACCATTCCCCTGCCTTCTCCGGAAGATCAGGCCGCCAAGGAAGAGAGTTCCGGTGGCGGTGAAGATGAGGAACGGCCTGTCTTTGTAACCGGCAACGAGCCGATCGAAGAGATCATCAATACGCTGGGTTGCCCGCTCTGCCACAAGATTCCGGGAATTCCGGGAGCGGTGGGTGAGCTGGGACCGCCTCTGTACGAAAAGGTCAATACCCCGAAACGTTTGAAGGACCCGAACTATAAGGGTAAAGCCAAGACGCCGCATGAGTACACTAAAGAGTCGATCCTCAACCCGAGTGCGTATGTCGTTTTTAATGAGGAAGCCGGCGAGCCGTATCCGGATGGCGTCATGCCTCAGGATTTCGGTCAGAAACTGTCGGTCCAGGCTCTCGATAAGTTGGTGGACTTTATTGCCAACACGGAACCTGAAGGTTAA